One window from the genome of Methylomarinovum caldicuralii encodes:
- a CDS encoding KamA family radical SAM protein, protein MQPGPRFEVYTLADLEKGTIPHLQALSPQQRLAMRAVAHVLPFRVNRYVIEELIDWERAPDDPMFQLTFPQPGMLAPDDLVVMTDLLQRQAPAGEIRSQVQEIRARLNPHPAGQLTLNRPRDAEGNPVAGLQHKYRETVLFFPSQGQTCHSYCTFCFRWAQFIGDKSLRMASREAGVLHEYLRRHREVTDLLVTGGDPLVMKTRHLADYLEPLLAPEFAHIRTLRIGTKSLSFWPHRYLSDEDADDLLRLLERLVAGGKHVAIMAHYNHWRELETPAARRAIARVRETGAVIRAQGPLIAHINDDADTWARLWQTQVSLGIVPYYMFVERDTGARHYFEVPLARCWEIYRQALQQVSGLGRTARGPSMSATPGKVEIQGVTEVAGEKVFVLRFIQGRNPDWVQRPFFARFDPKATWLDQLRPAFGEERFFFEDELAAMLQADRRGGAS, encoded by the coding sequence ATGCAGCCGGGCCCCCGTTTCGAGGTTTATACCCTGGCGGATCTGGAGAAAGGGACGATCCCTCATCTCCAGGCTCTGTCACCGCAGCAGCGCCTCGCCATGCGGGCGGTGGCCCACGTCTTGCCGTTTCGGGTCAACCGTTACGTGATCGAGGAACTTATCGACTGGGAGCGGGCGCCGGACGACCCCATGTTCCAGCTCACCTTCCCACAACCCGGAATGCTGGCTCCCGACGATCTGGTGGTGATGACGGATCTACTGCAACGTCAGGCGCCGGCGGGCGAGATCAGGTCCCAGGTGCAGGAAATCCGCGCCCGTCTCAACCCCCACCCGGCCGGACAGCTGACGCTGAACCGTCCCCGTGACGCCGAGGGCAATCCCGTAGCCGGCCTGCAGCACAAGTACCGGGAGACGGTGCTGTTCTTCCCCAGCCAGGGGCAGACCTGCCACAGCTACTGCACCTTCTGCTTCCGCTGGGCCCAGTTCATCGGCGACAAGTCGCTGCGCATGGCCTCCCGCGAGGCGGGAGTGCTGCACGAATACCTGCGCCGCCACCGGGAAGTGACCGATCTCCTGGTTACCGGCGGCGATCCCCTGGTGATGAAGACCCGCCATCTGGCCGATTATCTGGAGCCGCTGCTGGCGCCGGAATTCGCGCACATCCGTACCCTCCGCATCGGCACCAAGTCCCTGAGCTTCTGGCCGCACCGCTATCTGAGCGACGAGGACGCCGACGACCTGCTGCGGCTGCTGGAAAGGCTGGTCGCCGGCGGCAAGCACGTGGCCATCATGGCCCATTACAACCACTGGCGCGAGCTGGAGACCCCGGCGGCGCGCCGGGCCATCGCCCGGGTGCGGGAAACCGGCGCCGTGATCCGCGCCCAGGGGCCCTTGATCGCCCACATCAACGACGATGCCGATACCTGGGCCCGGCTGTGGCAGACCCAGGTGAGCTTGGGGATCGTGCCTTATTACATGTTCGTGGAGCGCGACACTGGGGCGCGTCACTATTTCGAGGTGCCGCTGGCGCGCTGCTGGGAGATCTACCGCCAGGCGCTGCAGCAGGTTTCCGGCCTGGGACGCACCGCCCGCGGTCCCAGCATGAGCGCCACGCCCGGCAAGGTGGAGATCCAGGGGGTGACGGAGGTCGCCGGGGAGAAGGTCTTCGTGCTGCGCTTCATCCAGGGGCGCAATCCCGACTGGGTCCAGCGGCCCTTCTTCGCTCGCTTCGACCCCAAGGCCACCTGGCTCGATCAGCTCAGGCCCGCCTTCGGCGAGGAGAGGTTTTTCTTCGAGGACGAGCTGGCGGCGATGCTTCAGGCCGACCGCCGCGGCGGGGCATCGTAA
- a CDS encoding formate dehydrogenase accessory sulfurtransferase FdhD produces the protein MAHVELSDSGLAAALPVTAHDEYGRPVEKAVAAERPLTVYLDKYEIVTLMTLGTQPELLTLGYLRNQGLVDDIAEIDAVQVDWEVEAAAVVTRHGTDPDRLAVLGKRTVTTGCGQGTVYGQLQQRLERIRLQPPPVRQSVLYRLLANLKAYNEVYKQAGAVHGCALCSREGEILFFCEDVGRHNAVDAIAGYMWLNGIDGGDKIFYTTGRLTSEMSIKAAQMGIPVLLSRSGVTQMGLEMARRAGIVLIARARGHHFLVYNGREQLVYDAPPRRSA, from the coding sequence ATGGCACACGTTGAGCTGAGCGACAGCGGCCTGGCCGCCGCCCTGCCCGTCACCGCCCACGATGAATACGGCCGTCCGGTGGAAAAAGCCGTCGCCGCCGAACGGCCCCTGACCGTCTATCTGGACAAGTACGAAATCGTCACCCTGATGACCCTGGGCACCCAGCCGGAACTGCTGACCCTGGGCTACCTGCGCAATCAAGGGCTGGTGGACGACATCGCCGAGATCGATGCGGTGCAGGTGGACTGGGAAGTGGAGGCGGCCGCCGTGGTCACCCGCCACGGCACCGATCCGGACAGACTGGCAGTGCTGGGAAAGCGCACGGTCACCACCGGCTGCGGTCAGGGAACGGTCTACGGCCAGCTGCAGCAGCGCCTGGAAAGGATCCGCCTGCAGCCGCCGCCGGTGCGCCAGTCGGTCCTCTACCGCCTGCTGGCCAATCTCAAGGCCTACAACGAGGTCTACAAACAGGCCGGCGCCGTCCACGGCTGCGCCCTGTGTTCCCGGGAGGGGGAGATCCTGTTCTTCTGCGAGGACGTGGGCCGCCACAACGCCGTCGATGCCATCGCCGGTTACATGTGGCTCAACGGCATCGACGGCGGCGACAAGATCTTCTATACCACCGGGCGCCTGACCTCGGAGATGAGCATCAAGGCGGCGCAGATGGGCATTCCGGTGCTGCTGTCGCGCTCCGGGGTCACCCAGATGGGGCTGGAAATGGCCCGCCGGGCCGGCATCGTCCTGATCGCCCGCGCCCGGGGGCACCATTTCCTGGTGTACAACGGCCGGGAACAGCTGGTTTACGATGCCCCGCCGCGGCGGTCGGCCTGA
- the mobA gene encoding molybdenum cofactor guanylyltransferase MobA, with translation MRREQLTGVVLAGGRARRLGGIDKGLLAYRGRPLIRYALQALEPLCGEILINANRNLADYRRFGHPVVPDALPDFQGPLAGILAAMQQAETPCLLVVPCDSPRLSATLLARLPAALDDGHDIAIAHDGQRLHPVVMALRTHLADDLAAWLAAGRHKIDRWAGRHRWTAVDCSDHPDAFLNVNTPEDLHGTR, from the coding sequence ATGAGACGCGAGCAGCTCACCGGCGTGGTCCTGGCCGGCGGCAGAGCCCGGCGGCTGGGCGGCATCGACAAGGGGCTGCTTGCCTACCGCGGCCGGCCCCTGATCCGCTATGCCCTGCAAGCGCTGGAACCGCTGTGCGGCGAAATCCTCATCAACGCCAACCGCAATCTGGCGGACTACCGCCGCTTCGGCCATCCGGTCGTCCCCGATGCGTTGCCCGATTTCCAGGGCCCCCTGGCCGGCATCCTCGCCGCCATGCAGCAAGCCGAGACTCCCTGCCTGCTGGTCGTCCCCTGCGACAGCCCCCGGCTCTCCGCCACGCTGCTGGCGCGCCTGCCGGCGGCGCTGGACGACGGTCACGACATCGCCATCGCCCACGACGGGCAGCGGCTGCATCCGGTGGTCATGGCCCTGCGCACCCATCTGGCCGACGATCTGGCCGCCTGGCTCGCCGCCGGGCGCCACAAGATCGACCGCTGGGCCGGGCGCCACCGCTGGACGGCGGTGGACTGCAGCGACCATCCCGACGCCTTCCTCAACGTCAACACCCCTGAAGACCTCCATGGCACACGTTGA
- the nadB gene encoding L-aspartate oxidase has translation MTHAYHDVLIIGSGAAGLGVALRIADRARVAVLAKAEMSECSTFYAQGGISAVVDAEDSIESHIQDTLDAGAGLCDPEIVRLVVSRGKAAIQWLLDQGVTFTEVEAEDGGRHLHLTREGGHSHRRVVHAADATGKAVETSLLARAKAHPNIELYEYHNAIDLITTAKLGRAPQRVVGAYVLDRNARKVRTFGARAVVLATGGAAKVYLYTSNPDTATGDGIAMAWRSGCRVANMEFMQFHPTCLYHPQARSFLISEALRGEGARLLLPDGTPFMDRFDPRAELAPRDIVARAIDHEMKRLGIDCVYLDISHKPAGFIRDHFPTIYRRCLDFGIDITREPIPVVPAAHYTCGGVVTDARGRTDIPGLYAVGETACTGLHGANRMASNSLLECLVFSDLAAEDLRDRLDDLPAPPPLPAWDESQVTDSDEEVVVSHNWDEIRRFMWDYVGIVRTDKRLQRALRRVALLKQEIADYYGHFRVTSDLLELRNLIIAAELIVKSAITRKESRGLHYTLDYPRPQDPPRNTVLTPPAP, from the coding sequence ATGACACACGCTTATCACGACGTCCTTATTATCGGCAGCGGCGCCGCCGGTCTCGGCGTCGCCCTGCGCATCGCCGACCGCGCCCGGGTGGCCGTCCTCGCCAAGGCGGAAATGTCCGAGTGCAGCACCTTCTATGCCCAGGGTGGCATTTCCGCGGTGGTGGACGCCGAGGATTCGATCGAGTCCCACATCCAGGACACCCTGGACGCCGGCGCCGGCCTGTGCGATCCGGAAATCGTGCGCCTGGTGGTCTCCCGCGGCAAGGCGGCGATCCAGTGGCTCCTGGACCAGGGCGTCACCTTCACCGAAGTGGAGGCCGAAGACGGCGGCCGCCACCTGCATCTGACCCGCGAGGGCGGCCACAGCCACCGCCGCGTGGTCCACGCCGCCGACGCCACCGGCAAGGCGGTGGAAACCTCGCTGCTGGCCCGGGCCAAAGCCCATCCCAACATCGAGCTCTACGAATACCACAACGCCATCGACCTCATCACCACCGCCAAGCTCGGCCGCGCACCGCAGCGGGTGGTGGGCGCCTATGTGCTCGACCGCAACGCCCGCAAGGTGCGGACCTTCGGCGCCCGGGCGGTGGTGCTGGCCACCGGCGGCGCGGCCAAGGTCTATCTCTACACCAGCAATCCGGACACCGCCACCGGCGACGGCATCGCCATGGCCTGGCGCTCCGGCTGCCGGGTGGCCAACATGGAATTCATGCAGTTCCACCCCACCTGCCTCTACCATCCCCAGGCGCGCTCGTTCCTGATCTCCGAGGCGCTGCGGGGCGAGGGCGCGCGGCTGCTGCTGCCCGACGGCACCCCGTTTATGGACCGCTTCGACCCCCGCGCCGAGTTGGCGCCGCGCGACATCGTCGCCCGCGCCATCGACCACGAAATGAAGCGCCTCGGGATCGACTGCGTCTATCTCGACATCTCCCACAAGCCGGCCGGCTTCATCCGCGATCACTTCCCCACCATCTACCGGCGCTGCCTGGATTTCGGCATCGACATCACCCGGGAACCGATCCCGGTGGTACCGGCGGCCCACTACACCTGCGGTGGGGTGGTCACCGACGCCCGCGGGCGCACCGACATCCCCGGCCTGTACGCGGTGGGGGAAACCGCCTGCACCGGACTTCACGGCGCCAACCGCATGGCCAGCAACTCGCTGCTGGAATGCCTGGTGTTCTCCGATCTGGCGGCTGAAGACCTGCGCGACCGCCTCGATGACCTGCCCGCCCCGCCGCCGCTGCCGGCCTGGGACGAGTCCCAGGTCACCGACTCCGATGAGGAAGTGGTGGTGAGCCACAACTGGGACGAGATCCGCCGCTTCATGTGGGACTACGTCGGCATCGTCCGCACCGACAAACGCCTGCAGCGGGCCCTTAGGCGGGTGGCGCTGCTGAAACAGGAGATCGCCGACTACTATGGTCACTTCCGCGTCACCAGCGATCTTTTGGAGCTGCGCAACCTCATCATCGCCGCCGAACTGATCGTCAAAAGCGCCATAACGCGCAAGGAAAGCCGGGGGCTGCACTACACCCTCGACTATCCCCGCCCCCAGGATCCGCCCCGTAACACGGTCCTGACGCCCCCGGCCCCATGA
- the rpoE gene encoding RNA polymerase sigma factor RpoE, with protein MKAEGQSAADVDRELVRRVQQGDKKAFDLLVLKYQPKIVQLISRYIRDPSEALDVAQETFIKAYRALPRFRGDSAFYTWLYRIAINTAKNHIAARARRPSDSAIELETAEQFEGAVRLKDQETPEGILLSEEIADAVRQAIEELPDELRTAIILREFEGLSYEEIAQAMGCPVGTVRSRIFRAREAIDKKLRTLQSGVRKDRKAKKSEPVEK; from the coding sequence TTGAAAGCAGAAGGCCAATCGGCGGCGGACGTTGACCGCGAGCTGGTCCGGCGCGTCCAGCAGGGGGACAAGAAAGCCTTCGATCTGCTGGTGCTCAAGTATCAGCCCAAGATCGTCCAGCTCATCAGCCGCTACATCCGCGATCCCTCCGAAGCCCTGGACGTCGCCCAGGAAACCTTCATCAAGGCCTACCGGGCGTTGCCCCGTTTCCGCGGGGACAGCGCGTTCTATACCTGGCTGTACCGGATCGCCATCAATACCGCCAAGAATCACATCGCCGCCCGGGCGCGGCGGCCTTCCGATTCGGCAATCGAACTGGAAACCGCGGAACAATTCGAAGGGGCGGTTCGTCTAAAGGACCAGGAAACCCCCGAGGGGATCCTGTTGAGCGAGGAGATCGCCGACGCGGTGCGCCAGGCGATCGAGGAACTGCCCGACGAATTGCGGACCGCCATCATCCTGCGGGAATTCGAAGGGTTGAGTTACGAGGAAATCGCTCAGGCGATGGGTTGCCCGGTCGGAACGGTGCGTTCACGCATCTTCCGGGCCCGGGAGGCGATCGACAAGAAACTGCGGACCTTGCAAAGCGGCGTGCGCAAGGATCGCAAAGCGAAAAAATCCGAACCGGTGGAAAAATGA
- a CDS encoding sigma-E factor negative regulatory protein, with amino-acid sequence MQDDVNWKLSLLMDDELPPDEAIALLDRLHSDPNLQDTWYQYQMIRQAVRQGAGVHANAAFLERIQAALAEEPAPEPPIPQWQGDASSPQPDFLSFWRNPWVTVPMAVAAGVLVAFLWRQPDAPKTPAPVQTAKAVSVPFQADRDARLEDYLLAHSEDSLYLPGAQQMISYARIVSHGGR; translated from the coding sequence ATGCAAGACGATGTGAATTGGAAACTCTCCCTCTTGATGGACGACGAACTGCCTCCCGACGAAGCGATCGCCTTGTTGGATCGTCTGCACAGCGACCCGAATCTTCAGGACACGTGGTATCAGTACCAGATGATCCGCCAGGCCGTGCGCCAGGGAGCCGGTGTGCACGCCAATGCCGCCTTTCTGGAGCGGATTCAGGCTGCCCTGGCCGAAGAACCTGCGCCCGAACCACCGATTCCCCAATGGCAGGGTGACGCCTCCAGTCCGCAGCCGGATTTCCTCTCTTTCTGGCGCAATCCCTGGGTGACGGTGCCGATGGCCGTCGCTGCCGGTGTCCTGGTCGCCTTCCTGTGGCGGCAGCCGGATGCCCCGAAGACGCCGGCGCCCGTGCAGACGGCCAAGGCGGTTTCAGTTCCTTTCCAGGCTGATCGGGACGCGCGGCTGGAGGACTACCTGCTCGCCCACAGCGAGGACAGCCTTTACCTTCCCGGTGCCCAGCAGATGATCAGCTATGCCCGTATCGTCAGTCATGGCGGGCGTTGA
- a CDS encoding MucB/RseB C-terminal domain-containing protein, with amino-acid sequence MPKSRFCALLWMLCHGLIALAAELKSPQDWLQAMSEAMQHLDYQATVVYSRDNRIQTLRLVHLLEDGVIHERLQALDGAPRTVVRESDQVRCYFPDRKTVTIGFRQGDHSLFDNALPIRWDELARYYRLRLGAQTQVAGRPAQEIVIEPRDSHRYGRRLWIDTATRLPLRFELVDRDGRVLESFVVTDLKVGAPVALPDDSEDHQGWKVLDRKEIPADTRWRLTYLPPGFKEVRRSRHIDPETGAAIDHLLLSDGLATVSVYIRQADGERAEAHRRRLGAVNVYSRRLGDHWITVLGDVPPDTAARIGEGVRGAVP; translated from the coding sequence ATGCCGAAATCCCGTTTTTGCGCTTTGCTGTGGATGCTCTGCCACGGGCTGATCGCCCTGGCCGCCGAGCTGAAATCCCCCCAGGACTGGTTGCAGGCGATGAGCGAGGCGATGCAGCACCTCGATTATCAGGCCACGGTGGTCTACAGCCGCGACAACCGGATCCAGACCTTGCGGCTGGTGCATCTGCTCGAAGACGGCGTTATCCACGAACGCCTGCAGGCGCTGGACGGTGCCCCGAGAACCGTGGTGCGCGAATCGGATCAGGTCCGCTGTTATTTCCCCGACCGCAAGACGGTTACCATCGGATTCCGCCAGGGCGATCATTCCCTGTTCGACAATGCCCTTCCGATCCGCTGGGACGAGCTGGCGCGCTACTACCGCCTGCGTCTCGGAGCACAAACCCAGGTGGCCGGGCGTCCGGCCCAGGAAATCGTGATCGAACCGCGCGATTCCCACCGTTACGGCCGCCGTCTTTGGATCGATACCGCAACCCGGCTGCCGCTGCGCTTCGAGTTGGTTGACCGCGACGGCAGGGTTCTGGAATCGTTCGTGGTGACCGATCTCAAGGTGGGTGCGCCGGTCGCATTGCCCGATGACAGCGAAGACCATCAAGGCTGGAAGGTGCTCGACCGCAAGGAAATTCCTGCCGATACCCGTTGGCGGCTGACCTATCTGCCCCCCGGATTCAAGGAAGTGCGGCGCAGCCGCCACATCGACCCGGAAACCGGTGCGGCCATCGATCACCTGCTGCTCAGTGATGGTTTGGCGACTGTTTCGGTGTATATTCGCCAGGCCGATGGTGAGCGCGCCGAAGCCCATCGCCGGCGTCTCGGGGCGGTGAATGTCTACAGCCGCAGGCTGGGCGACCACTGGATCACCGTGCTCGGGGACGTGCCGCCGGACACGGCCGCCCGCATCGGCGAAGGCGTCCGCGGCGCGGTGCCCTGA
- a CDS encoding DegQ family serine endoprotease, whose product MADRHRLAQVCAALWLVAWAAWAQAARLPDFTELVEKTGAAVVNISTSKKAGPPTAPVPREALPPGAPWDELFKHFFGDPGAPRESRSLGSGFIISPDGYIVTNHHVVKDADEIIVRLQDRRELTARLVGSDRRSDLALLKIEARGLPAVRPGSSARLKVGEWVVAIGSPFGFDHSVTAGIVSAKGRSLPGDNYVPFIQTDVAINPGNSGGPLFNLDGEVVGVNSQIYSRTGGFMGLSFAIPIDVALEVIEQLKAHGKVQRGWLGVQIQDVSRELAQAFAMSRPYGALVARVLPGSPAAGAGIQVGDVIVAYDGRPIESATELPPQVGLTPVGKTVTIRLLRGGHEETLTVAIGRLPEEKPPPAEDRTETLNFPALGLGLEDLDPETRQRLGVKGGVRVRQVSEPARSAGIEPGDVILRVGRVAVTGMADFGLLVSRLPPRQPVALLVQRGEDALFVAIKPDKHPEKAKRD is encoded by the coding sequence ATGGCGGATCGACATCGACTGGCGCAGGTGTGTGCAGCCTTGTGGCTGGTGGCCTGGGCTGCCTGGGCGCAGGCGGCGCGCCTGCCCGATTTCACCGAGCTGGTGGAAAAGACCGGCGCTGCGGTCGTCAACATCAGCACCAGCAAGAAGGCCGGGCCGCCGACAGCGCCGGTCCCCCGTGAGGCGCTTCCCCCGGGGGCTCCGTGGGACGAGCTGTTCAAGCATTTTTTCGGTGATCCGGGCGCGCCCCGGGAAAGCCGTTCCCTGGGTTCCGGTTTCATCATCTCCCCCGACGGCTACATCGTCACCAATCATCATGTGGTGAAGGATGCCGATGAAATCATCGTCCGCCTTCAGGACCGCCGGGAACTGACCGCCCGTCTGGTCGGTTCCGACCGCCGCAGCGATCTGGCCCTGTTGAAGATCGAGGCCCGGGGCCTGCCCGCGGTCAGGCCGGGTTCGAGCGCCAGGCTGAAGGTGGGCGAGTGGGTGGTGGCCATCGGTTCGCCCTTCGGCTTCGACCATTCGGTCACCGCCGGCATCGTCAGCGCCAAGGGACGCAGCCTGCCGGGGGACAATTACGTGCCTTTCATCCAGACCGACGTGGCGATCAATCCGGGCAATTCCGGCGGCCCCCTGTTCAATCTGGATGGTGAGGTGGTGGGGGTCAATTCGCAGATCTACAGCCGCACCGGCGGCTTCATGGGACTCTCCTTCGCCATTCCCATCGACGTCGCCCTGGAGGTGATCGAACAGCTCAAGGCCCATGGCAAGGTCCAGCGGGGCTGGCTGGGGGTGCAGATCCAGGACGTCAGCCGCGAGCTGGCCCAGGCCTTCGCCATGTCCAGGCCCTACGGCGCCCTGGTGGCGCGGGTGCTGCCCGGCAGCCCGGCGGCAGGCGCCGGGATCCAGGTGGGGGACGTGATCGTCGCCTACGACGGCCGCCCGATCGAGAGCGCGACGGAACTGCCGCCCCAGGTGGGACTGACGCCGGTGGGCAAGACGGTCACGATCCGGCTCCTGCGCGGCGGTCACGAGGAAACGCTGACGGTGGCGATCGGCCGCCTTCCCGAGGAGAAACCGCCCCCAGCCGAGGATCGCACCGAAACGTTGAATTTTCCCGCCCTGGGGCTGGGCCTCGAGGACCTGGACCCGGAAACCCGGCAACGTCTCGGCGTCAAAGGCGGGGTCCGGGTGCGCCAGGTGTCGGAACCGGCCCGCTCTGCGGGGATCGAGCCCGGCGACGTGATTCTCCGGGTCGGCCGGGTGGCGGTGACCGGCATGGCCGACTTCGGGCTGCTGGTGTCCCGCCTGCCGCCGCGGCAGCCGGTGGCGCTGCTGGTGCAGCGGGGCGAGGACGCCCTGTTCGTTGCCATCAAACCCGACAAGCATCCAGAGAAAGCCAAACGTGACTGA
- the lepA gene encoding translation elongation factor 4, with protein MTDLSKIRNFSIIAHIDHGKSTLADRFIQICGGLSEREMESQVLDSMDLERERGITIKAQSVTLNYTAADGETYQLNFIDTPGHVDFSYEVSRSLAACEGALLVVDAAQGVEAQTVANCYTAIDQGLEVVPVLNKVDLPSAEPERVKHEIEEIIGIPADEALEISAKTGQGVQDVLEQIVAKIPPPQGDPEAPLQALIIDSWFDNYLGVVSLVRVVNGTLRKRQKITVMSTGRSYQVDQVGVFTPKRTETGALHAGEVGFVIAGIKDIFGAPVGDTITAADRPCTKPLPGFQKVQPRVFAGLYPVSSDDYEDLREALQKLRLNDAALQFEPETSQALGFGFRCGFLGMLHMEIVQERLEREYDLDLITTAPSVIYEVLTTKGEVLKVDNPADLPPPNQIEEIREPIIEANILLPADYLGGVIGLCIEKRGVQKNLQYLGSQVSLTFELPLSEVVLDFFDRLKSVSRGFASFDYEFKRFQAAPMVKLDILINGERVDALSLIVHRDLAEARGRELVEKMKELIPRQMFEVAIQAAIGSKIIARSTVKALRKNVTAKCYGGDITRKKKLLEKQKAGKKRMKQVGKVEIPQEAFLAVLKVKSEG; from the coding sequence GTGACTGACCTCAGCAAGATTCGCAACTTCTCCATCATCGCCCATATCGATCACGGCAAATCGACCCTGGCCGACCGCTTCATCCAGATCTGCGGCGGCCTGTCGGAGCGGGAGATGGAAAGCCAGGTGCTCGACTCCATGGACCTGGAGCGCGAGCGCGGCATCACCATCAAGGCCCAGAGCGTGACCCTGAACTACACCGCCGCCGACGGGGAAACCTACCAGCTCAACTTCATCGACACGCCGGGTCACGTGGACTTCTCCTACGAGGTGTCGCGCTCCCTGGCCGCCTGCGAGGGGGCGCTTCTGGTGGTGGACGCGGCCCAGGGGGTGGAGGCCCAGACCGTGGCCAACTGCTACACCGCCATCGACCAGGGCCTGGAGGTGGTGCCGGTGCTCAACAAGGTGGACCTGCCCTCGGCCGAGCCGGAGCGGGTCAAGCACGAGATCGAGGAGATCATCGGCATTCCCGCCGACGAAGCCCTGGAGATCAGCGCCAAGACCGGCCAGGGGGTGCAGGACGTGCTGGAACAGATCGTCGCCAAGATTCCACCGCCCCAGGGTGATCCTGAGGCGCCCCTGCAGGCGCTCATCATCGACTCCTGGTTCGACAACTACCTGGGAGTGGTGTCGCTGGTGCGGGTGGTCAACGGCACCCTGAGGAAACGGCAGAAGATCACGGTGATGTCCACCGGCCGCAGCTACCAGGTGGATCAGGTGGGGGTGTTCACGCCCAAGCGCACCGAAACCGGCGCGCTGCACGCCGGCGAGGTGGGCTTCGTGATCGCCGGCATCAAGGATATCTTCGGGGCTCCGGTGGGCGACACCATCACCGCCGCCGACCGCCCCTGCACCAAACCTTTGCCCGGCTTCCAGAAAGTCCAGCCGCGGGTGTTCGCCGGCCTCTATCCGGTCAGCTCCGACGATTACGAGGATTTGCGCGAGGCGCTGCAGAAACTGCGCCTCAACGACGCCGCCCTGCAGTTCGAGCCGGAAACCTCCCAGGCCCTCGGTTTCGGCTTCCGCTGCGGCTTCCTGGGGATGCTGCACATGGAGATCGTCCAGGAGCGGCTGGAGCGGGAATACGATCTCGACCTCATCACCACCGCCCCGTCGGTGATCTACGAGGTCCTGACCACCAAGGGCGAGGTCCTCAAGGTGGACAACCCGGCGGACCTGCCGCCGCCCAACCAGATCGAGGAGATCCGCGAGCCGATCATCGAGGCCAACATCCTGCTGCCGGCCGATTATCTGGGCGGCGTCATCGGGCTGTGTATCGAAAAGCGCGGGGTGCAGAAGAACCTGCAGTACCTCGGCAGCCAGGTGTCGCTGACCTTCGAACTGCCCCTGAGTGAGGTGGTGCTGGACTTCTTCGACCGCCTCAAGTCCGTCAGCCGCGGCTTTGCGTCATTCGACTACGAATTCAAGCGCTTCCAGGCCGCCCCGATGGTCAAGCTCGACATCCTCATCAACGGCGAGCGGGTCGACGCCCTGTCGCTCATTGTCCACCGCGACCTGGCCGAGGCCCGCGGCCGCGAGCTGGTGGAAAAGATGAAGGAGCTGATCCCGCGGCAGATGTTCGAGGTGGCGATCCAGGCCGCCATCGGTTCCAAGATCATCGCCCGTTCCACGGTCAAGGCGCTGCGCAAGAACGTCACTGCCAAATGTTACGGCGGCGACATCACCCGCAAAAAGAAATTGCTGGAGAAGCAGAAAGCCGGTAAAAAACGCATGAAGCAGGTGGGCAAGGTGGAAATTCCCCAGGAGGCCTTCCTCGCCGTTCTCAAAGTCAAATCAGAAGGATAA
- the lepB gene encoding signal peptidase I produces the protein MDFDFEFFLLTGTVVSGLIWGGWLWWLKRQGKRPDQEKEPVWVEYAHSFFPVLLIVLLLRSFLVEPFRIPSGSMMPTLLVGDFILVNKFIYGLRLPVFHTKIVDISEPQRGDIVVFRYPNDPSVDYIKRVVGLPGDHIAYYNKRLYINGEPVPLKPLGRFVGTGDDARYNGALVFEETLGQVRHQIMIMPGRPSVEGEFTVPAGYYFVMGDNRDNSNDSRYWGPVPEANFVGKAFFIWMHWNPSNPGEVFDRIGMVLQ, from the coding sequence ATGGATTTCGATTTCGAGTTCTTTCTGCTGACCGGCACGGTGGTGTCCGGTCTGATCTGGGGAGGCTGGCTGTGGTGGCTGAAGCGCCAGGGCAAGCGCCCGGATCAGGAGAAGGAGCCGGTGTGGGTGGAATACGCCCATTCCTTCTTCCCGGTCCTGCTCATCGTCCTGCTGCTGCGCTCCTTTCTGGTGGAGCCGTTCCGGATCCCCTCCGGCTCGATGATGCCGACGTTGCTGGTGGGGGACTTCATTCTGGTCAACAAGTTCATCTACGGCCTGCGCCTGCCGGTGTTCCACACCAAGATCGTGGACATCTCCGAACCCCAGCGCGGCGACATCGTGGTGTTCCGTTATCCCAACGATCCCAGCGTCGATTACATCAAACGGGTGGTCGGCCTGCCCGGTGACCACATCGCCTACTACAATAAAAGACTGTACATCAACGGCGAACCGGTGCCGCTCAAGCCGCTGGGGCGGTTCGTCGGCACCGGGGACGACGCCCGTTACAACGGGGCCCTGGTGTTCGAGGAGACGCTGGGACAGGTCCGGCACCAGATCATGATCATGCCGGGAAGGCCGTCGGTGGAAGGGGAATTCACCGTGCCGGCGGGATACTACTTCGTCATGGGCGACAACCGCGACAACAGCAACGACAGCCGTTACTGGGGTCCGGTGCCGGAGGCGAACTTCGTCGGCAAGGCCTTCTTCATCTGGATGCACTGGAACCCGAGCAATCCCGGCGAGGTGTTCGACCGCATCGGCATGGTGTTGCAATGA